Proteins from a genomic interval of Streptomyces sp. Tu6071:
- a CDS encoding energy-coupling factor ABC transporter ATP-binding protein, with amino-acid sequence MDPVTNQATDPVRRDAEAAPPPPSLDVRGLAYAYPDGHQALFGVDLHIGKGERVALLGPNGAGKTTLVLHLNGILEAGAGSVTVAGLPVGKKHMAEIRRRVGLVFQDPDDQLFMPTVREDVAFGPAASGLRGAELEARVREALEQVGMAEYLDRPPHHLSFGQRRRVAVATVLAMKPEILVLDEPSSNLDPASRRELADILQRLDVTVLMVTHDLPYALELCPRAAILSEGVIAADGPTGELLSDPDLMRAHRLELPFGFDPRSVTMER; translated from the coding sequence ATGGACCCTGTGACGAACCAAGCCACCGATCCCGTACGCCGCGACGCCGAGGCCGCGCCCCCGCCCCCCTCGCTCGACGTGCGCGGCCTCGCCTACGCCTACCCGGACGGCCACCAGGCGCTCTTCGGCGTCGACCTCCACATCGGGAAGGGCGAACGCGTCGCGCTCCTCGGCCCCAACGGCGCGGGCAAGACGACCCTCGTCCTCCACCTCAACGGCATCCTCGAAGCCGGTGCGGGCAGCGTCACCGTCGCGGGGCTCCCCGTCGGCAAGAAGCACATGGCGGAGATCCGCCGCCGCGTCGGCCTCGTCTTCCAGGACCCCGACGACCAGCTCTTCATGCCCACCGTCCGCGAGGACGTCGCCTTCGGCCCGGCGGCCTCCGGGCTGCGGGGCGCGGAGCTGGAGGCGCGGGTGCGCGAGGCACTGGAGCAGGTCGGGATGGCGGAGTACCTGGACCGCCCCCCGCACCACCTCTCCTTCGGCCAGCGCCGCCGTGTCGCCGTCGCGACGGTCCTCGCGATGAAGCCCGAGATCCTCGTGCTCGACGAGCCCTCCTCGAACCTCGACCCCGCCTCGCGCCGCGAACTCGCCGACATCCTCCAGCGCCTCGACGTCACGGTCCTGATGGTCACCCACGACCTCCCCTACGCCCTGGAGCTGTGCCCGCGCGCGGCGATCCTCAGCGAGGGCGTCATCGCGGCGGACGGCCCGACCGGCGAGCTGCTGAGCGACCCGGACCTGATGCGCGCCCACCGCCTCGAACTGCCCTTCGGCTTCGATCCGCGGTCTGTGACCATGGAGAGGTGA
- a CDS encoding serine hydrolase domain-containing protein, producing the protein MNESVRQAGDVTVEGLVAPGYEQVRDAFVGNFTRLGERGAAVAVYRDGRKVVDLWGGTRDGDAPAAGGEPWRRGTAQIVRSATKGIAATVLLLLHQRGGLDLEAPVATYWPEYKAHGKDGTRVRHVLGHRAGVPALDAPLTPEAARDPDRAAAAVAAQAPFWEPGTDHGYHAQTYGFLTGELVRRLTGRTLGSWVAENLERPLGLDLWIGLPEDEEWRVGRITPLAPPPAANGLRLRPRRDIAAAYADPDSLTSRAFAAVTPEADENTRAHRAAELPAANGIATARGLARFYAALVGDVDGGRRLFTPATLAMARTQESEGPDRVLVARTRFGAGFMLHGPASPLLAEGSFGHPGRGGSLGFADPESGIGFGYVTNGLRKGVTADPRAQALVKAVRGAVGG; encoded by the coding sequence GTGAACGAAAGTGTGCGCCAAGCCGGGGACGTGACGGTCGAAGGACTCGTCGCACCGGGATACGAACAGGTCAGGGACGCCTTCGTCGGGAACTTCACCCGGCTCGGGGAGCGGGGCGCGGCCGTCGCGGTCTACCGCGACGGGCGCAAGGTCGTGGACCTGTGGGGCGGTACGCGGGACGGGGACGCCCCCGCCGCAGGCGGCGAGCCCTGGCGCCGCGGCACCGCGCAGATCGTCCGCTCCGCGACGAAGGGCATCGCGGCGACCGTCCTGCTCCTGCTCCACCAACGCGGCGGCCTCGACCTGGAGGCCCCGGTCGCCACGTACTGGCCCGAGTACAAGGCGCACGGCAAGGACGGCACCCGCGTCCGCCACGTCCTCGGCCACCGCGCGGGCGTGCCCGCGCTCGACGCGCCGCTCACGCCCGAGGCCGCCCGCGACCCCGACCGCGCGGCTGCCGCCGTCGCCGCGCAGGCCCCGTTCTGGGAGCCGGGCACCGACCACGGCTACCACGCGCAGACGTACGGCTTCCTCACCGGCGAACTCGTGCGCCGCCTCACCGGGCGCACGCTCGGCTCCTGGGTCGCCGAGAACCTGGAGCGGCCCCTCGGCCTCGACCTGTGGATAGGGCTGCCCGAGGACGAGGAGTGGCGCGTCGGCCGGATCACCCCGCTCGCCCCGCCGCCCGCCGCGAACGGCCTGCGGCTGCGCCCGCGCAGGGACATCGCCGCCGCGTACGCCGACCCGGACTCGCTCACGAGCCGCGCCTTCGCCGCCGTCACCCCCGAGGCCGACGAGAACACGCGCGCCCACCGCGCCGCCGAACTCCCCGCGGCGAACGGCATCGCGACCGCGCGCGGCCTCGCCCGCTTCTACGCGGCGCTCGTCGGCGACGTGGACGGCGGTCGCCGCCTCTTCACCCCCGCGACCCTCGCGATGGCCCGCACCCAGGAGTCCGAGGGCCCCGACCGCGTCCTCGTCGCCCGCACCCGCTTCGGCGCCGGTTTCATGCTCCACGGTCCCGCGAGCCCCCTCCTCGCCGAGGGCTCCTTCGGCCACCCGGGCCGCGGCGGCTCCCTCGGCTTCGCCGACCCCGAGTCGGGCATCGGCTTCGGCTACGTGACGAACGGCCTCCGCAAGGGCGTCACGGCCGACCCACGGGCGCAGGCGCTGGTGAAGGCGGTGCGGGGGGCGGTGGGCGGCTGA
- a CDS encoding SDR family NAD(P)-dependent oxidoreductase, producing the protein MTQRFEGHAALITGAARGIGAATARRLAAEGARVLLTDADEVAARATAAAIPGAEPYRLDVRIRAEAEAAVAHAVERFGRLDVLVNNAYAAGADADLFEDESDEVWERDIDVCLGGAFRCARAALPHLVASGRGAIVTIGSVNAEADFGGHAYSAAKAALTSLTRTLAGHAGPRGVRVNLVEPGTVRTTAWADRPAHLEAFAGLYPLGRVGEPEDIAAAVAYLASADASWVTGTTLRVDGGILAVQSGFRQRAAAVDEATARGETGPGEGAGVRAVDGPGAG; encoded by the coding sequence ATGACACAGCGATTCGAGGGCCATGCCGCCCTGATCACCGGCGCCGCGCGCGGAATCGGGGCCGCGACCGCGCGCCGGCTCGCCGCCGAGGGGGCGCGGGTGCTGCTCACCGACGCCGACGAGGTGGCGGCGCGCGCGACCGCGGCGGCGATCCCGGGCGCGGAACCGTACCGCCTCGACGTCCGGATACGGGCCGAGGCCGAAGCCGCCGTGGCGCACGCGGTGGAGCGCTTCGGGCGGCTCGACGTCCTCGTCAACAACGCCTACGCGGCGGGCGCGGACGCGGACCTCTTCGAGGACGAGAGCGACGAGGTCTGGGAGCGCGACATCGACGTGTGCCTCGGCGGCGCCTTCCGCTGCGCGCGCGCCGCGCTCCCGCACCTCGTGGCCTCGGGCCGGGGCGCGATCGTGACGATCGGCTCGGTCAACGCCGAGGCCGATTTCGGCGGCCACGCCTACAGCGCCGCGAAGGCCGCGCTCACCTCGCTGACCCGCACCCTCGCCGGTCACGCGGGCCCGCGCGGCGTGCGCGTCAACCTCGTCGAGCCCGGCACGGTCCGTACGACGGCCTGGGCCGATCGCCCCGCCCACCTCGAAGCGTTCGCGGGTCTCTACCCGCTCGGCCGGGTCGGCGAGCCCGAGGACATCGCGGCGGCGGTCGCCTACCTCGCCTCGGCCGACGCGTCCTGGGTCACGGGCACGACCCTGCGCGTGGACGGCGGCATCCTGGCGGTCCAGTCGGGCTTCCGGCAGCGCGCGGCGGCGGTCGACGAGGCGACGGCACGGGGGGAGACGGGGCCGGGCGAGGGCGCGGGGGTACGGGCGGTCGACGGGCCGGGCGCGGGCTGA
- a CDS encoding phosphotransferase, whose translation MLDFALLNTVLAEHLAGLGLDPEPRREKVRAWTHGGIERLVFADGLTLIHKYGHAPLAQEAATHRVLQAAGVPVATLHSSEVRDKHMTIVMEDLGEAERPATEDEVLELLLVLHRAPSPPGSPSLSEYTMITLPDRARWHLDRLQEAGRWTALAGRLLDDLDKVRKVSEERCAGADQEPFGWVHTEIAGNGVHVGPKGIRLIDFARSYVGPVLLDLVSWGDGLDRPRPREARAFLERYVDLGGPAATLDRRAGLSAERWALAWLRVWRVEWYLEQSAIRFADQGLDPTRQALARRNMDQALDLLEL comes from the coding sequence GTGCTCGACTTCGCTCTCCTGAATACGGTCCTCGCGGAGCACCTCGCCGGGCTGGGGCTCGACCCGGAGCCCCGGCGCGAGAAGGTGCGCGCCTGGACGCACGGCGGGATCGAGCGGCTCGTCTTCGCGGACGGCCTGACGCTCATCCACAAGTACGGTCACGCGCCGCTCGCGCAGGAGGCGGCGACGCACCGGGTGCTCCAGGCCGCCGGGGTGCCCGTCGCGACGCTGCACTCCAGCGAGGTGCGCGACAAGCACATGACGATCGTCATGGAGGACCTGGGCGAGGCCGAACGCCCCGCCACCGAGGACGAGGTGCTCGAACTGCTCCTCGTCCTCCACCGGGCGCCCTCGCCGCCCGGCAGCCCCTCGCTCTCCGAGTACACGATGATCACGCTGCCCGACCGCGCGCGCTGGCACCTGGACCGGCTCCAGGAGGCGGGCCGCTGGACCGCGCTCGCGGGCCGCCTCCTCGACGACCTCGACAAGGTGCGGAAGGTCTCCGAGGAGCGCTGCGCGGGCGCCGACCAGGAACCCTTCGGCTGGGTCCACACCGAGATCGCCGGGAACGGCGTGCACGTGGGCCCGAAGGGCATCCGCCTCATCGACTTCGCGCGCTCCTACGTCGGCCCCGTCCTCCTCGACCTCGTCTCCTGGGGCGACGGCCTCGACCGCCCGCGTCCGCGCGAGGCACGCGCGTTCCTGGAGAGGTACGTGGACCTGGGCGGCCCCGCCGCGACGCTCGACCGCCGCGCGGGCCTCTCCGCCGAACGCTGGGCGCTCGCCTGGCTGCGGGTCTGGCGCGTCGAGTGGTACCTCGAACAGTCCGCGATCCGCTTCGCCGACCAGGGCCTCGACCCCACACGCCAGGCCCTCGCCCGCCGCAACATGGACCAGGCGCTGGACCTGCTGGAGCTGTAG